A window from Schistosoma haematobium chromosome 1, whole genome shotgun sequence encodes these proteins:
- a CDS encoding hypothetical protein (EggNog:ENOG41KOG3627~COG:E,O) has product MSKPETNPIRPDLRFITYCTAIRHGGHVEWKFLEGQLTLNDSVNEEDTENKMLALTCSRDTEIMKEYLKRVRKNENLWFTLDYFAKSPVGNQLLWDHLSDVHNFDKHKDFTEFILNALAKYPYSLFSGRNYEKILLTEANNQIDPELREKLKYLFEISSGKRTWTEVYSAIIQWLKKNIPIVTHSL; this is encoded by the exons ATGTCGAAACCCGAAACGAACCC CATACGACCTGATTTGAGATTCATTACTTATTGTACAGCTATTCGTCATGGTGGTCATGTAGAGTGGAAATTTTTAGAAGGTCAGCTGACGTTGAACGATTCTGTAAATGAGGAAGATACTGAAAACAAGATGTTGGCATTAACGTGTTCTCGTGATACAGAAATTATGAAAGA GTACTTAAAGCGAGTAAGAAAGAACGAGAACTTGTGGTTTACGCTTGACTATTTCGCGAAGTCTCCAGTTGGTAACCAACTATTATGGGACCACCTGAGTGATGTACATAATTTTGATAAACATAA AGACTTTACGGAATTCATACTAAACGCACTAGCTAAATATCCTTACTCATTGTTTAGTGGAAGGAATTATGAAAAG ATCCTCCTAACAGAAGCTAATAATCAAATAGACCCAGAACTTCGAGAAAAGCTCAAATATTTATTTGAGATATCCAGCGGAAAACGAACATGGACTGAAGTATATTCTGCCATTATTCAGTGGTTGAAAAAAAATATCCCAATTGTTACCCATTCATTATAG